A stretch of the Pongo pygmaeus isolate AG05252 chromosome 16, NHGRI_mPonPyg2-v2.0_pri, whole genome shotgun sequence genome encodes the following:
- the TIPIN gene encoding TIMELESS-interacting protein isoform X2 gives MKLKRGYAGNEGEGDGWRREEKMLGPQENGMIDLPDYEHVEDETFPPFPHPASPERQDGEQTEPDEESGNGAPVPVPPKRTVKRNIPKLDAQRLISERGLPALRHVFDKAKFKGKGHEAEDLKMLIRHMEHWAHRLFPKLQFEDFIDRVEYLGSKKEVQTCLKRIRLDLPILHEDFVSNNDEVAENNEHDVTATELDPFLTNLSESEMFASESSRSLTEEQQQRIERNKQLALERRQAKLLSNSQSLGNGMLMNTPRAHTVEEVNADEDQKEESNGLNEDILDNPRNDAIANTLNEEELKLEETLLDQSFKNVQQQLDATSRNITEAR, from the exons atgaagttgaAGAGAGGATACGCGGGGAACGAGGGTGAGGGGGACGGCTGGAGAAGAG AGGAAAAGATGCTAGGACCACAGGAGAATGGTATGATTGACCTACCAGATTATGAGCATGTAGAAGATGAaacttttcctcctttcccaCATCCAGCCTCTCCAGAGAGACAAGATGGTGAACAAACTGAGCCGGATGAAG AGTCAGGAAATGGAGCACCTGTTCCTGTACCTCCAAAGAGAACAGTTAAAAGAAATATACCCAAGCTGGATGCTCAGAG ATTAATTTCAGAGAGAGGACTTCCAGCCTTAAGGCATGTATTTGATAAGGCAAAATTCAAAGGTAAAGGTCATGAG GCTGAAGACTTGAAGATGCTAATCAGACACATGGAGCACTGGGCACATAGGCTATTCCCTAAACTGCAGTTTGAGGATTTTATTGACAGAGTTGAATACCTGGGAAGTAAAAAGGAAGTTCAG aCCTGTTTAAAACGAATTCGACTTGATCTCCCTATTTTACATGAAGATTTTGTTAGCAATAATG ATGAAGTTGCGGAGAATAATGAACATGATGTCACTGCTACCGAATTAGATCCCTTCCTGACAAACTTATCTGAAAGTGAGATGTTTGCTTCTGAGTCAAGTAGAAGCCTAACAGAAGAGCAACAACAAAGAATTGAGAGAAATAAACAACTGGCCTTGGAAAGAAGGCAGGCAAAGCTGCTGAGTAATAGTCAGTCCCTaggaaatg GTATGTTAATGAATACACCCAGGGCACACACGGTTGAAGAGGTTAATGCTGATGAGGATCAAAAGGAGGAATCAAATGGATTAAACGAAGACATTCTAGACAATCCACGTAATGATGCTATTGCCAATACTTTAAATGAAGAGGAATTAAAATTAGAGGAAACACTGCTGGaccagtcttttaaaaatgtgcagcAGCAACTTGATGCTACATCCAGAAATATTACTGAAGCTAGATAA
- the TIPIN gene encoding TIMELESS-interacting protein isoform X4: MLGPQENGMIDLPDYEHVEDETFPPFPHPASPERQDGEQTEPDEESGNGAPVPVPPKRTVKRNIPKLDAQRLISERGLPALRHVFDKAKFKGKGHEAEDLKMLIRHMEHWAHRLFPKLQFEDFIDRVEYLGSKKEVQTCLKRIRLDLPILHEDFVSNNDEVAENNEHDVTATELDPFLTNLSESEMFASESSRSLTEEQQQRIERNKQLALERRQAKLLSNSQSLGNGMLMNTPRAHTVEEVNADEDQKEESNGLNEDILDNPRNDAIANTLNEEELKLEETLLDQSFKNVQQQLDATSRNITEAR, from the exons ATGCTAGGACCACAGGAGAATGGTATGATTGACCTACCAGATTATGAGCATGTAGAAGATGAaacttttcctcctttcccaCATCCAGCCTCTCCAGAGAGACAAGATGGTGAACAAACTGAGCCGGATGAAG AGTCAGGAAATGGAGCACCTGTTCCTGTACCTCCAAAGAGAACAGTTAAAAGAAATATACCCAAGCTGGATGCTCAGAG ATTAATTTCAGAGAGAGGACTTCCAGCCTTAAGGCATGTATTTGATAAGGCAAAATTCAAAGGTAAAGGTCATGAG GCTGAAGACTTGAAGATGCTAATCAGACACATGGAGCACTGGGCACATAGGCTATTCCCTAAACTGCAGTTTGAGGATTTTATTGACAGAGTTGAATACCTGGGAAGTAAAAAGGAAGTTCAG aCCTGTTTAAAACGAATTCGACTTGATCTCCCTATTTTACATGAAGATTTTGTTAGCAATAATG ATGAAGTTGCGGAGAATAATGAACATGATGTCACTGCTACCGAATTAGATCCCTTCCTGACAAACTTATCTGAAAGTGAGATGTTTGCTTCTGAGTCAAGTAGAAGCCTAACAGAAGAGCAACAACAAAGAATTGAGAGAAATAAACAACTGGCCTTGGAAAGAAGGCAGGCAAAGCTGCTGAGTAATAGTCAGTCCCTaggaaatg GTATGTTAATGAATACACCCAGGGCACACACGGTTGAAGAGGTTAATGCTGATGAGGATCAAAAGGAGGAATCAAATGGATTAAACGAAGACATTCTAGACAATCCACGTAATGATGCTATTGCCAATACTTTAAATGAAGAGGAATTAAAATTAGAGGAAACACTGCTGGaccagtcttttaaaaatgtgcagcAGCAACTTGATGCTACATCCAGAAATATTACTGAAGCTAGATAA
- the TIPIN gene encoding TIMELESS-interacting protein isoform X3, whose protein sequence is MKLKRGYAGNEEEKMLGPQENGMIDLPDYEHVEDETFPPFPHPASPERQDGEQTEPDEESGNGAPVPVPPKRTVKRNIPKLDAQRLISERGLPALRHVFDKAKFKGKGHEAEDLKMLIRHMEHWAHRLFPKLQFEDFIDRVEYLGSKKEVQTCLKRIRLDLPILHEDFVSNNDEVAENNEHDVTATELDPFLTNLSESEMFASESSRSLTEEQQQRIERNKQLALERRQAKLLSNSQSLGNGMLMNTPRAHTVEEVNADEDQKEESNGLNEDILDNPRNDAIANTLNEEELKLEETLLDQSFKNVQQQLDATSRNITEAR, encoded by the exons atgaagttgaAGAGAGGATACGCGGGGAACGAGG AGGAAAAGATGCTAGGACCACAGGAGAATGGTATGATTGACCTACCAGATTATGAGCATGTAGAAGATGAaacttttcctcctttcccaCATCCAGCCTCTCCAGAGAGACAAGATGGTGAACAAACTGAGCCGGATGAAG AGTCAGGAAATGGAGCACCTGTTCCTGTACCTCCAAAGAGAACAGTTAAAAGAAATATACCCAAGCTGGATGCTCAGAG ATTAATTTCAGAGAGAGGACTTCCAGCCTTAAGGCATGTATTTGATAAGGCAAAATTCAAAGGTAAAGGTCATGAG GCTGAAGACTTGAAGATGCTAATCAGACACATGGAGCACTGGGCACATAGGCTATTCCCTAAACTGCAGTTTGAGGATTTTATTGACAGAGTTGAATACCTGGGAAGTAAAAAGGAAGTTCAG aCCTGTTTAAAACGAATTCGACTTGATCTCCCTATTTTACATGAAGATTTTGTTAGCAATAATG ATGAAGTTGCGGAGAATAATGAACATGATGTCACTGCTACCGAATTAGATCCCTTCCTGACAAACTTATCTGAAAGTGAGATGTTTGCTTCTGAGTCAAGTAGAAGCCTAACAGAAGAGCAACAACAAAGAATTGAGAGAAATAAACAACTGGCCTTGGAAAGAAGGCAGGCAAAGCTGCTGAGTAATAGTCAGTCCCTaggaaatg GTATGTTAATGAATACACCCAGGGCACACACGGTTGAAGAGGTTAATGCTGATGAGGATCAAAAGGAGGAATCAAATGGATTAAACGAAGACATTCTAGACAATCCACGTAATGATGCTATTGCCAATACTTTAAATGAAGAGGAATTAAAATTAGAGGAAACACTGCTGGaccagtcttttaaaaatgtgcagcAGCAACTTGATGCTACATCCAGAAATATTACTGAAGCTAGATAA
- the TIPIN gene encoding TIMELESS-interacting protein isoform X1, giving the protein MGFHHVAQAGLGLLDSSNPTISASQSAGITEEKMLGPQENGMIDLPDYEHVEDETFPPFPHPASPERQDGEQTEPDEESGNGAPVPVPPKRTVKRNIPKLDAQRLISERGLPALRHVFDKAKFKGKGHEAEDLKMLIRHMEHWAHRLFPKLQFEDFIDRVEYLGSKKEVQTCLKRIRLDLPILHEDFVSNNDEVAENNEHDVTATELDPFLTNLSESEMFASESSRSLTEEQQQRIERNKQLALERRQAKLLSNSQSLGNGMLMNTPRAHTVEEVNADEDQKEESNGLNEDILDNPRNDAIANTLNEEELKLEETLLDQSFKNVQQQLDATSRNITEAR; this is encoded by the exons atggggtttcaccatgttgcccaggctggtctgggactcctggactcaagcaatcctactatctcagcctcccaaagtgctgggattacag AGGAAAAGATGCTAGGACCACAGGAGAATGGTATGATTGACCTACCAGATTATGAGCATGTAGAAGATGAaacttttcctcctttcccaCATCCAGCCTCTCCAGAGAGACAAGATGGTGAACAAACTGAGCCGGATGAAG AGTCAGGAAATGGAGCACCTGTTCCTGTACCTCCAAAGAGAACAGTTAAAAGAAATATACCCAAGCTGGATGCTCAGAG ATTAATTTCAGAGAGAGGACTTCCAGCCTTAAGGCATGTATTTGATAAGGCAAAATTCAAAGGTAAAGGTCATGAG GCTGAAGACTTGAAGATGCTAATCAGACACATGGAGCACTGGGCACATAGGCTATTCCCTAAACTGCAGTTTGAGGATTTTATTGACAGAGTTGAATACCTGGGAAGTAAAAAGGAAGTTCAG aCCTGTTTAAAACGAATTCGACTTGATCTCCCTATTTTACATGAAGATTTTGTTAGCAATAATG ATGAAGTTGCGGAGAATAATGAACATGATGTCACTGCTACCGAATTAGATCCCTTCCTGACAAACTTATCTGAAAGTGAGATGTTTGCTTCTGAGTCAAGTAGAAGCCTAACAGAAGAGCAACAACAAAGAATTGAGAGAAATAAACAACTGGCCTTGGAAAGAAGGCAGGCAAAGCTGCTGAGTAATAGTCAGTCCCTaggaaatg GTATGTTAATGAATACACCCAGGGCACACACGGTTGAAGAGGTTAATGCTGATGAGGATCAAAAGGAGGAATCAAATGGATTAAACGAAGACATTCTAGACAATCCACGTAATGATGCTATTGCCAATACTTTAAATGAAGAGGAATTAAAATTAGAGGAAACACTGCTGGaccagtcttttaaaaatgtgcagcAGCAACTTGATGCTACATCCAGAAATATTACTGAAGCTAGATAA